The Pseudodesulfovibrio sp. zrk46 genome contains a region encoding:
- a CDS encoding MotA/TolQ/ExbB proton channel family protein → MNIATIFGIIAGIFILCAATFAATDSVSVFINGPGLAIVMGGTIAATFICYPLREVARVLGLFVTAFTAEELPIGNYIKDIVDISKNAAKGEEHLERSIKSIDNEFLRDGLQMLVDGYSKDELEEILNNRIQQYHEQETNAAGIYRTMASLSPAFGIIGTLIGLIAMMQTMGDDVTRIGPAMATALTTTLYGALFANMLYMPIATKVERRVEERTILMCVIRDGILFIKDKTPAPIVMDKLKGYLPPRRWSSIAKVK, encoded by the coding sequence ATGAATATCGCCACTATTTTCGGCATCATCGCCGGTATCTTCATCCTGTGCGCCGCCACCTTTGCAGCCACGGATTCAGTCTCGGTCTTCATCAACGGCCCCGGGCTGGCCATCGTCATGGGCGGTACCATTGCCGCCACCTTCATCTGCTACCCCCTGCGTGAAGTAGCCCGCGTTCTCGGCCTGTTCGTCACTGCCTTCACCGCCGAAGAACTCCCCATCGGCAACTACATCAAGGACATCGTCGACATCTCCAAGAACGCCGCCAAGGGCGAAGAGCATCTGGAGCGGTCCATCAAGTCCATCGACAACGAATTTCTGCGAGACGGTCTGCAAATGCTGGTGGACGGCTACTCCAAGGATGAACTGGAGGAGATCCTCAACAACCGCATCCAGCAGTATCACGAGCAGGAGACCAACGCGGCAGGCATCTACCGCACCATGGCCTCCCTTTCTCCGGCCTTCGGCATCATCGGTACCCTCATCGGTCTCATCGCCATGATGCAGACCATGGGCGACGACGTGACCCGCATCGGCCCGGCCATGGCCACGGCGCTCACCACCACCCTGTACGGTGCGCTGTTCGCCAACATGCTCTACATGCCCATCGCCACCAAGGTGGAACGCCGCGTAGAGGAGCGCACCATCCTCATGTGCGTCATCCGCGACGGCATCCTGTTCATCAAGGACAAGACGCCTGCGCCCATCGTCATGGACAAGCTCAAGGGCTACCTGCCGCCGCGCCGCTGGTCCTCCATCGCCAAGGTCAAGTAA
- a CDS encoding OmpA family protein, with product MSRPAPFIPRRKQPPQHDGWSLTLADMMTLLLCFFVIIVSISKVDTNRYEAMSDILAEAMKGKAAPSKRTAEQSLMKVNQKEKNLFELQLELAKLVGRESKAVNLKMRPDAVAINLKGGVFFKLGSAELTSDALRILDKLARPLSEANYKLTIEGHSDNLPIKSTQFPSNWELSSARASSVARYFIAQGLPKDNIRVMGLADTQPLAPNVDKAGVSIPENQSKNRRVVILVRPVKG from the coding sequence ATGTCTCGTCCCGCACCCTTCATTCCCCGGCGCAAGCAGCCACCACAGCATGACGGCTGGAGTCTGACCCTGGCCGACATGATGACGCTGCTGCTCTGCTTCTTCGTCATCATCGTCTCCATCTCCAAGGTCGACACCAACCGCTACGAAGCCATGTCCGACATTCTGGCCGAAGCCATGAAAGGCAAAGCCGCGCCCAGCAAGCGCACGGCCGAGCAGTCGCTCATGAAGGTGAATCAGAAGGAAAAGAATCTTTTCGAGCTGCAACTCGAACTGGCCAAGCTCGTAGGCCGTGAATCCAAGGCCGTGAATCTCAAGATGCGTCCCGACGCGGTCGCCATCAACCTCAAGGGCGGCGTTTTCTTCAAGCTCGGCAGTGCAGAGCTCACCTCCGACGCGCTCCGCATCCTCGACAAGCTGGCCCGCCCGCTCTCCGAGGCCAACTACAAGCTGACCATCGAAGGCCACTCCGACAATCTGCCCATCAAGTCCACACAATTCCCGTCCAACTGGGAGCTGTCCTCGGCCCGCGCCTCATCCGTGGCCCGCTATTTCATCGCCCAGGGGCTGCCCAAAGACAACATCCGCGTCATGGGTCTGGCCGACACGCAGCCCCTCGCCCCCAACGTCGACAAGGCAGGCGTCTCCATCCCCGAAAACCAGTCCAAGAACCGCCGGGTCGTTATATTGGTTCGTCCTGTAAAGGGGTAA
- a CDS encoding tetratricopeptide repeat protein — MSINRSFLAVLLPMLILIATFVFAMPELGGETKAAARSGDAKAQYELARMYFQGDTVEQNVNTALEWLHKAADQDQPDALFTLGFLHMRGDGVERDDQKSFDYLRRAAENGHPQAQGFMAFAYAQGAGVEQDSGKFLYWMQKAAESGDPVSQYSVGMMHMTGEMVEKSVPMAKEWFTKAAEQDFLDAQTTLGELALSGLDGEPNIVEACKWFAIAGSKGHGPANDLLMQVTQRMTQEQMDQAADEAKAWLKKFAK; from the coding sequence ATGTCCATTAATCGTTCTTTTCTTGCTGTTCTGTTGCCAATGCTCATTCTCATTGCGACCTTTGTCTTTGCCATGCCCGAGTTGGGTGGCGAGACCAAGGCGGCCGCGAGGTCAGGCGATGCCAAGGCCCAGTATGAGCTGGCCCGGATGTATTTTCAGGGCGATACCGTGGAGCAGAATGTCAACACGGCGTTGGAGTGGCTGCACAAGGCCGCGGATCAGGATCAGCCCGATGCATTGTTCACCCTCGGTTTTCTTCACATGCGCGGTGACGGCGTGGAGCGCGACGACCAGAAGTCCTTCGATTATCTGCGGCGCGCCGCCGAGAACGGCCATCCGCAGGCGCAGGGTTTCATGGCCTTTGCCTATGCGCAGGGTGCTGGTGTGGAACAAGACAGTGGGAAGTTCCTCTACTGGATGCAGAAGGCGGCCGAGAGCGGTGATCCCGTGTCCCAGTATAGTGTGGGCATGATGCACATGACCGGCGAGATGGTGGAGAAGTCTGTGCCCATGGCCAAGGAATGGTTCACCAAGGCTGCCGAGCAGGATTTCCTCGACGCCCAGACCACCCTTGGCGAGCTCGCTCTGTCCGGCCTCGACGGCGAGCCCAACATTGTGGAAGCCTGCAAGTGGTTCGCCATTGCCGGTTCCAAGGGCCACGGCCCCGCCAACGACCTCCTCATGCAGGTCACTCAGAGGATGACCCAAGAACAAATGGACCAAGCGGCCGATGAAGCCAAAGCATGGCTGAAAAAGTTTGCGAAGTAG
- a CDS encoding ATP-binding protein, which produces MAPDPIRISSSSYREKRRRKWEYITAFVFLLLILGLTWAELKYLSGDYYLILNLLILNVVLLLAMLFYVARNAVRLMLERRRRVLGSKLRTRLVLAFISLSLIPTALIYLVSVKFVQTSVDYWFKGQVEESMEQALELGRAFYGSAQDRLERRGTNMIEEIVKSKYAWGGKGMNSYLNKKFEEYDLSLVGVITPEGNEQNTHATPQWSQSWPEIKEKIDWQSLKADPRPWTTIIPKPGSDLVLGVTPVDGGATGYLVIGETVGQGLLHRLDQIVRGLDEYKKLKDRKYPWKMNLYLTMGVMAMLIILGAIWFGFRLAKELSAPVQALAMGTERIGRGDLSVRLEDRSDDELGFLVQSFNRMAEDLEQSQQSVQQANERLGQQNQELERRGQYIEAVLNNITSGVISMDADGRIGTVNTAAEDILGVPGALLIGKKAVELLSGDFSDMMTEALKQVSANPGTLWQRQVDLPVAGKNLKVLINVVSLQTVGGRQAGHVAVFEDITELEKIQRLAAWREVARRIAHEIKNPLTPIKLSAQRLQRKYGEGVGEKTFDDCTGLIVNQVERLQNMVTEFSAYAKLPEVQPRPDFLAPVLEEVVGMFENTHREISWSLHFQSPIEEFPFDREAIRKVLINLLTNAAEALRGDYDAKVQIEASQDKAAGKVRITVADNGAGLPKDSTRLFEPYYTQKKGGTGLGLTIVRSIVSDHHGKVRAVANKPRGTVFVIDLPDA; this is translated from the coding sequence ATGGCTCCTGATCCGATCCGCATATCATCCAGCTCCTACCGGGAGAAGCGGCGGCGCAAATGGGAGTACATCACGGCCTTCGTCTTCCTGCTGCTCATCCTCGGCCTGACATGGGCCGAGCTCAAATATCTGAGCGGCGACTATTATCTGATCCTGAACCTGCTCATCCTCAACGTGGTGCTGCTGCTCGCCATGCTCTTCTACGTGGCGCGCAATGCGGTTCGCCTCATGCTGGAGCGGCGCCGTCGAGTGCTTGGCTCCAAGCTGCGCACCCGTCTGGTTCTGGCCTTCATCTCCCTCTCCCTCATTCCCACGGCCCTCATCTACCTCGTGTCAGTGAAGTTCGTGCAGACCTCGGTGGACTACTGGTTCAAGGGGCAGGTGGAGGAATCCATGGAGCAGGCCCTTGAGCTTGGCCGTGCCTTCTATGGCTCGGCGCAGGACCGTCTGGAGCGGCGCGGGACCAACATGATCGAGGAGATCGTCAAGTCCAAGTACGCCTGGGGCGGCAAGGGCATGAACAGCTACCTCAACAAGAAATTCGAGGAATACGACCTCAGTCTCGTGGGCGTCATCACCCCCGAAGGCAACGAGCAGAACACTCACGCCACCCCCCAGTGGAGTCAGTCGTGGCCTGAGATCAAAGAGAAAATTGACTGGCAGTCCCTCAAGGCGGACCCGCGTCCGTGGACCACCATCATACCCAAGCCCGGCAGTGACCTTGTCCTCGGCGTGACGCCTGTTGACGGCGGTGCCACCGGCTATCTGGTCATTGGCGAAACAGTGGGCCAGGGGTTGTTGCATCGTCTTGATCAGATCGTGCGCGGTCTGGATGAATACAAGAAGCTCAAGGACCGCAAATATCCATGGAAGATGAACCTGTATCTGACCATGGGTGTCATGGCCATGCTCATCATTCTTGGTGCCATCTGGTTCGGTTTCCGTCTCGCCAAGGAGCTTTCCGCCCCGGTTCAGGCCCTTGCCATGGGTACCGAACGCATCGGTCGCGGTGATCTTTCCGTGCGTCTTGAAGATCGTTCCGACGACGAGCTCGGTTTCCTCGTGCAGTCGTTCAACCGCATGGCCGAGGACCTTGAGCAGTCCCAGCAGTCCGTGCAGCAGGCCAACGAGCGTCTCGGCCAGCAGAATCAGGAGCTGGAGCGCCGCGGTCAGTACATCGAAGCCGTGCTCAACAACATCACCTCAGGCGTGATCTCCATGGATGCCGACGGCCGTATCGGTACGGTCAACACCGCTGCCGAGGATATTCTCGGCGTACCCGGCGCCCTCCTTATCGGCAAGAAGGCCGTGGAACTGCTCTCCGGCGATTTTTCCGACATGATGACCGAGGCACTCAAGCAGGTTTCGGCCAATCCCGGTACGCTCTGGCAGCGGCAGGTGGATCTGCCCGTGGCCGGGAAGAACCTCAAGGTGCTCATCAACGTGGTGTCGCTCCAAACCGTGGGTGGCCGTCAGGCCGGTCATGTCGCCGTGTTCGAAGACATCACCGAGCTGGAAAAGATTCAGCGTCTCGCCGCATGGCGCGAGGTGGCTCGCCGCATCGCCCACGAGATCAAAAATCCGCTCACGCCCATCAAGCTCTCGGCCCAGCGCCTTCAGCGGAAGTATGGCGAAGGCGTGGGAGAGAAGACCTTCGACGACTGCACCGGGCTCATCGTCAATCAGGTGGAACGCCTCCAGAATATGGTCACCGAGTTTTCCGCCTACGCCAAGCTGCCCGAAGTGCAGCCGCGTCCCGACTTCCTCGCGCCCGTCCTCGAAGAGGTCGTGGGCATGTTCGAGAACACCCATCGCGAGATCAGCTGGTCACTGCATTTCCAGTCTCCCATCGAGGAGTTCCCCTTCGATCGCGAGGCCATCCGCAAGGTACTCATCAACCTGCTCACCAATGCTGCCGAGGCCCTTCGCGGCGATTACGATGCCAAGGTTCAAATCGAAGCCAGTCAGGACAAGGCAGCCGGAAAGGTCAGAATCACCGTGGCTGACAACGGTGCCGGACTGCCCAAGGATTCCACTCGCCTGTTTGAGCCTTATTACACCCAGAAGAAGGGTGGCACCGGTCTCGGACTGACCATTGTCCGGTCCATCGTTTCCGACCATCACGGTAAGGTGCGCGCCGTGGCCAACAAGCCCAGGGGCACCGTTTTCGTCATCGATCTGCCGGATGCGTAA
- a CDS encoding DUF4390 domain-containing protein, with product MMNRNSFRPGRLIPALLVVLLFAASAWAQTLSLMAPSIANENGSLVARYGVTVVEKPILKGELEDGDVLVLKCAIELFKVKEYWPDSTVASDDFESTIKFDRLKKEFIMTLPGRDTPLRNKDIEALLLEGWGSIKANLGSWSVLEKGQEYSLRLITTMNEADAPEGLERFIYFWSWDAGVDNTFHLNFTF from the coding sequence ATGATGAATCGCAACTCTTTCCGGCCCGGCCGTTTGATCCCGGCTTTACTGGTCGTCCTCCTCTTCGCTGCTTCGGCCTGGGCACAGACCCTGAGCCTCATGGCGCCTTCCATTGCCAACGAGAACGGATCGCTGGTGGCGCGCTACGGCGTGACCGTGGTGGAAAAGCCCATCCTCAAGGGCGAGCTGGAAGATGGAGACGTGCTGGTTCTCAAGTGCGCCATCGAGCTTTTCAAAGTGAAGGAGTACTGGCCGGATTCCACGGTTGCCAGCGACGACTTTGAGTCCACCATCAAGTTCGACCGGCTGAAGAAGGAATTCATCATGACCCTGCCCGGCAGGGACACGCCCTTGCGCAACAAGGACATCGAGGCCCTGCTTCTGGAAGGCTGGGGCAGCATCAAGGCCAACCTTGGTTCATGGAGTGTGCTGGAGAAAGGGCAGGAGTACAGCCTGCGCCTCATCACCACCATGAACGAGGCCGACGCCCCCGAAGGCTTGGAACGGTTTATCTATTTCTGGTCCTGGGACGCTGGCGTGGACAACACCTTCCATCTGAATTTCACGTTTTAG
- a CDS encoding universal stress protein: MQKELLLAISDDRAASYNLRFLREVFGNFCDLKLTLFYVTPRKASWVMDKKHFVPRGDGMKEMMHHSTTKGEKALEAAKQWYHETIGCTEDNLRLKVVGCHKGTVPELIHEAREGLYDALLLGRRGYTWFEEIFENSVAHEMLLHNLDFPVWVCRRPPDNPRHDVLLCMDGSDASYRMVDHAAYMLAKEKKHTFTMFYVSKDGYNPTEANEVFAVGLEILKEHEISEERIEMKMVSARNTVKAIMKEAHEGNYSAVGVGKRGADADATTNGFFPSSVTVQLLRQLTTCALWISK, from the coding sequence ATGCAAAAGGAACTCTTGCTCGCCATCAGTGATGACCGGGCCGCTTCATACAACCTCCGTTTTCTTCGCGAGGTGTTCGGCAACTTCTGCGACCTCAAGCTGACCCTGTTCTACGTGACGCCACGTAAGGCCTCATGGGTCATGGACAAAAAACATTTCGTGCCGCGTGGTGACGGCATGAAGGAGATGATGCATCACTCCACAACCAAGGGCGAAAAGGCGCTGGAGGCTGCCAAGCAATGGTACCACGAGACCATTGGGTGCACCGAAGACAACCTCCGCCTCAAGGTGGTGGGTTGCCACAAGGGCACCGTGCCCGAACTCATCCACGAGGCGCGGGAAGGTCTCTATGACGCACTGCTGCTGGGACGAAGGGGGTACACCTGGTTCGAAGAGATCTTCGAAAATTCGGTGGCCCACGAAATGCTCCTGCATAATCTGGATTTCCCTGTCTGGGTCTGCCGCAGGCCGCCGGACAATCCGCGTCACGACGTGCTCCTGTGCATGGACGGTTCGGACGCCTCCTATCGCATGGTGGACCACGCCGCCTATATGCTGGCCAAGGAGAAAAAGCACACCTTCACCATGTTCTACGTGTCCAAAGACGGATACAACCCGACCGAGGCCAACGAGGTCTTTGCCGTAGGACTGGAGATTCTCAAGGAACACGAAATCAGCGAAGAGCGCATCGAGATGAAGATGGTCAGCGCCCGCAACACGGTCAAAGCGATCATGAAGGAAGCCCATGAAGGCAACTACAGCGCGGTAGGCGTAGGCAAACGCGGGGCGGATGCAGACGCCACCACCAACGGATTCTTCCCCAGCTCCGTAACGGTCCAGCTCCTGCGCCAACTGACCACCTGCGCGCTCTGGATCAGCAAATAA
- a CDS encoding Na+/H+ antiporter NhaC family protein produces MKKHLTLTLVCLFALVAFACPALAADSSKGAANAKIFGMLTLIPPVVAILLAFLTKNVVLSLFLGVFSGCFMLDLKGFDIYSAVIDGFLRLSNEILGSLADGWNAGIVLQCLAIGGLIALVSKMGGAKAIADALSKRAKTPRSSQFATWVMGLFIFFDDYANSLTVGPIMRPVTDKMKVSREKLAFIIDATAAPIAGIALISTWVAYEVGLIRDGYQAIGVQANAYGIFVETIPYRFYNIFILLFIVFTIWFMREFGPMHAAEVRARKEGKVLADDATPMAAEESSSLEPVEGVVPSVWNAIIPIGTLIVAAFLGFYFNGYNAIDDETLLAAINASPLSFTSMRECFGASDASVVLFQAALVASLVAMGMAVMKKALPIKDAIETWITGVKSMNITAVILLLAWSLSGVIKELGTATYLVSVLSETLPPFLLPTIIFILGSIISFATGTSYGTMGILMPLAIPLSFALSPDPNFVILNVGSVLTGAIFGDHCSPISDTTILSSMGSACDHIDHVRTQLFYSIAVAVIAIVAGYIPAGLGMPVYLTLPAGIILTGLVVRFLGKPVEA; encoded by the coding sequence ATGAAGAAACATTTGACTCTCACCCTTGTCTGCCTATTTGCGCTGGTTGCATTCGCCTGCCCAGCCCTTGCAGCAGACTCCTCCAAGGGAGCAGCCAACGCCAAGATCTTTGGCATGCTGACCCTGATTCCGCCCGTTGTCGCCATTCTGCTGGCCTTCCTTACCAAAAACGTCGTTCTCTCTCTCTTTCTCGGCGTTTTCTCCGGCTGTTTCATGCTGGATCTCAAGGGCTTTGATATTTACTCCGCCGTTATTGACGGTTTCCTCCGTCTCTCCAACGAGATCCTCGGCTCTCTGGCCGACGGCTGGAACGCTGGTATTGTGCTCCAGTGTCTCGCCATCGGTGGTCTGATCGCCCTGGTTTCCAAGATGGGCGGCGCCAAAGCCATCGCAGACGCACTGTCCAAGCGCGCCAAGACCCCCCGCTCTTCCCAGTTCGCCACCTGGGTCATGGGCCTGTTCATCTTCTTCGATGACTACGCAAACTCCCTGACCGTTGGTCCGATCATGCGTCCCGTCACCGACAAGATGAAGGTCTCCCGCGAGAAGCTCGCTTTCATCATCGATGCCACCGCCGCACCTATTGCCGGTATCGCCCTGATCTCCACCTGGGTCGCCTACGAAGTCGGCCTGATCCGCGACGGCTACCAGGCCATCGGTGTCCAGGCCAACGCCTACGGCATCTTCGTGGAGACCATCCCGTACCGCTTCTACAATATCTTCATTCTGCTGTTCATCGTCTTCACCATCTGGTTCATGCGTGAATTCGGTCCCATGCACGCAGCAGAAGTCCGCGCCCGCAAGGAAGGCAAAGTGCTCGCCGACGACGCCACTCCCATGGCCGCCGAAGAGTCCTCCAGCCTCGAACCCGTCGAAGGCGTGGTTCCCTCCGTATGGAACGCCATCATCCCGATCGGCACCCTGATCGTGGCTGCCTTCCTCGGCTTCTACTTCAACGGCTACAACGCCATTGACGACGAAACCCTGCTGGCCGCCATCAACGCGTCTCCGCTGTCCTTCACCTCCATGCGTGAATGCTTCGGCGCTTCCGACGCTTCCGTGGTTCTCTTCCAGGCTGCACTGGTTGCTTCCCTGGTCGCCATGGGCATGGCTGTCATGAAGAAGGCACTGCCCATCAAGGACGCCATCGAAACCTGGATCACCGGCGTGAAGTCCATGAACATCACCGCTGTCATCCTGCTGCTGGCATGGTCCCTGTCCGGCGTCATCAAGGAGCTCGGCACCGCCACCTACCTGGTGTCCGTCCTGTCCGAGACCCTGCCGCCGTTCCTGCTGCCCACCATCATCTTCATCCTGGGCTCCATCATCTCGTTTGCCACCGGTACCTCCTACGGCACCATGGGCATCCTGATGCCGCTGGCCATCCCGCTGTCCTTCGCCCTGAGCCCGGACCCGAACTTCGTCATCCTGAACGTTGGTTCCGTACTTACCGGTGCCATCTTCGGTGACCACTGCTCCCCCATCTCGGACACCACCATCCTGTCCTCCATGGGTTCCGCGTGTGACCACATCGATCACGTACGGACGCAGCTGTTCTACTCCATCGCGGTAGCAGTCATCGCCATCGTCGCCGGTTACATCCCGGCCGGCCTCGGCATGCCCGTCTACCTGACCCTGCCCGCAGGTATCATCCTGACCGGCCTGGTCGTCCGCTTCCTCGGCAAGCCCGTCGAAGCCTAA
- a CDS encoding sigma-54 dependent transcriptional regulator, with translation MSGQILIIDDEEGIRFSLRGILEDEGHEVIEAESGEEGLELLGTDIPDMVFLDIWLPGMDGLEVLENIVEKHKGLPVIMISGHGTIETAVKALKMGAFDFIEKPLSLEKVVIATRNGLEFSRLRQENIALKTRINSEQPVSLTGESEPIKTLNDVISRVAPTDSWVLITGENGTGKEIVARSIHHQSGRSDKPLVAVNCAAIPEELIESELFGHEKGAFTGADKAQEGKFELANGGILFLDEIGDMSLKTQAKILRILQEQAFEHVGGRKTINVDVRVIAATNKNLLSEIEAGNFREDLYYRLKVFPLELPPLRERIGDIPLLINAFMDTLLRQHGFKPIKFDADAIDILQAYPWPGNVRELKNFVERMFIMYAGDTVTPDKLPPEFQAVKPVARPAAPATGDTPVGDETCPFSTLIADGPTDLKQARADFEAKFLEAKLKECDGNISQLAKAVGLERSSLYRKLKAYKIQTD, from the coding sequence ATGAGCGGTCAAATTCTGATCATCGACGACGAAGAAGGCATCCGTTTTTCCTTACGCGGCATCCTTGAGGACGAAGGGCACGAGGTTATTGAGGCGGAATCCGGCGAAGAAGGGCTGGAACTCCTCGGTACCGACATCCCGGATATGGTGTTCCTCGACATCTGGCTGCCCGGTATGGATGGCCTCGAGGTGCTTGAGAATATCGTTGAAAAGCACAAAGGGTTGCCCGTGATCATGATCTCGGGCCACGGCACCATTGAGACAGCGGTCAAGGCGCTCAAGATGGGTGCCTTTGACTTCATTGAAAAGCCCCTGTCCCTTGAGAAGGTGGTCATCGCCACCCGCAACGGCTTGGAGTTTTCACGCCTGCGTCAGGAGAACATCGCCCTCAAGACCCGCATCAATTCCGAACAGCCTGTCAGCCTGACCGGCGAATCCGAACCCATCAAGACTCTCAACGACGTCATCTCCCGCGTGGCTCCCACTGACTCATGGGTGCTCATCACCGGCGAGAACGGCACGGGTAAGGAGATTGTGGCCCGCTCCATTCACCACCAGTCAGGCCGCAGCGACAAGCCGCTGGTGGCCGTGAACTGCGCCGCCATCCCCGAAGAACTCATCGAGTCCGAGCTGTTCGGTCACGAGAAGGGAGCCTTCACCGGTGCGGACAAGGCGCAGGAAGGCAAATTCGAGCTGGCCAACGGCGGTATCCTGTTCCTCGATGAGATCGGCGACATGAGCCTCAAGACACAGGCCAAGATTCTCCGCATCCTGCAGGAGCAGGCGTTCGAGCATGTGGGCGGTCGCAAGACCATCAATGTCGACGTGCGCGTTATCGCGGCCACCAACAAAAATCTCCTCAGCGAGATCGAGGCCGGAAATTTCCGTGAAGACCTCTACTATAGACTCAAGGTCTTCCCGCTGGAGCTGCCGCCTCTGCGCGAACGCATCGGCGACATACCGCTGCTCATCAACGCATTCATGGATACGCTTCTCCGTCAGCACGGTTTCAAGCCCATCAAGTTCGATGCTGACGCCATCGACATACTGCAGGCCTACCCGTGGCCCGGCAACGTCCGTGAGCTCAAGAATTTCGTGGAGCGCATGTTCATTATGTACGCGGGCGATACCGTCACCCCGGACAAACTCCCGCCCGAGTTTCAGGCCGTCAAACCGGTTGCCCGACCCGCTGCACCGGCCACTGGTGATACTCCTGTGGGCGACGAGACCTGTCCATTCAGCACCCTCATCGCCGATGGGCCCACGGACCTCAAGCAGGCTCGTGCCGATTTCGAGGCCAAGTTCCTCGAGGCCAAACTCAAGGAATGCGATGGCAACATCTCCCAGCTCGCCAAGGCCGTTGGCCTGGAGCGCAGCTCCCTGTACCGTAAGCTCAAGGCATACAAGATTCAAACGGATTAG
- a CDS encoding TIGR01777 family oxidoreductase yields MRAIIAGGTGFIGKALVAELKANDWEIVVLSRSPGKVAEVFGSGVIGMRWDNGDWPDMLGADSVIVNLAGENIAAGRWTATRKKRILESRVKAGEQLVKAVKLGDTLPAAIIQGSAVGYYGPHGNNPIDEDTPSGTGYLAEVARQWEDSTKELEAMGVRRAIIRTGMVLGNGGALERLLPPFRFFVGGPPGDGFQGVSWIHIDDEVGAIRFLMENDSTSGAYNLTAPTPVRFRKFAHILGDTLNRPYKLRVPAAIMRLLLGEMADEVILSGQLALPKRLEEAGYQFKYPSLEGALGNLLG; encoded by the coding sequence ATGCGAGCAATCATCGCCGGTGGTACCGGCTTCATAGGTAAGGCATTGGTGGCCGAACTCAAGGCCAATGATTGGGAGATCGTGGTCCTGTCGCGTTCGCCCGGCAAGGTGGCAGAGGTCTTTGGTTCGGGCGTCATCGGCATGCGTTGGGATAACGGCGACTGGCCGGACATGCTCGGTGCTGATTCCGTCATCGTCAATCTGGCGGGCGAGAACATCGCTGCCGGAAGGTGGACGGCCACCAGAAAGAAGCGCATCCTCGAGAGCCGCGTCAAGGCCGGCGAGCAGCTGGTCAAGGCGGTCAAGCTGGGTGATACGTTGCCCGCCGCCATTATTCAGGGCTCTGCCGTTGGCTATTACGGTCCACACGGCAACAACCCCATTGATGAAGACACGCCATCGGGCACCGGCTATCTGGCCGAGGTGGCACGGCAGTGGGAGGACTCCACCAAGGAACTGGAGGCCATGGGCGTTCGTCGCGCCATCATCCGCACCGGTATGGTGCTGGGCAACGGCGGGGCGCTGGAGCGCCTGTTGCCACCTTTCCGCTTTTTTGTGGGAGGCCCTCCGGGCGATGGCTTTCAGGGCGTGTCGTGGATTCATATCGACGATGAAGTCGGAGCCATCCGGTTCCTCATGGAAAATGACTCCACCAGCGGCGCGTATAACCTGACCGCGCCCACGCCGGTTCGGTTCCGCAAGTTTGCCCATATTCTGGGCGATACCTTGAACCGTCCCTATAAGCTCAGGGTGCCGGCAGCGATCATGCGGCTGCTGCTCGGGGAGATGGCTGACGAGGTCATTTTGTCGGGTCAGCTGGCCCTGCCCAAGCGGTTGGAGGAAGCGGGCTACCAGTTCAAGTATCCTTCGCTTGAAGGCGCCTTGGGCAACCTTCTGGGTTGA
- a CDS encoding MOSC domain-containing protein, whose translation MGIVHAVNISDKKGEKKHEVETITLREDFGVENDAHGGSERQVSLLAFERIEDMKKDLATLKVGDFAENITTIGIAASSLEPGMRIAVGDTLLEITQIGKTCHHGCSIRKEVGYCIMPKEGVFGKVLRGGTVTKGDGIEIVR comes from the coding sequence ATGGGAATCGTACATGCCGTGAACATCAGCGACAAAAAGGGCGAGAAGAAGCACGAAGTCGAAACCATCACTCTTCGTGAGGACTTCGGAGTGGAAAATGACGCCCACGGCGGCAGCGAGCGGCAGGTGAGTCTGCTCGCCTTCGAACGCATCGAGGACATGAAAAAAGACCTCGCCACCCTCAAGGTGGGCGACTTTGCCGAGAACATCACCACCATCGGCATTGCCGCGTCCAGCCTCGAACCCGGCATGCGCATCGCCGTGGGTGACACGCTGCTGGAGATCACCCAGATCGGCAAAACCTGCCACCACGGCTGCTCCATCCGCAAGGAAGTGGGCTACTGCATCATGCCCAAGGAGGGCGTGTTCGGCAAAGTCCTGCGCGGCGGCACCGTCACAAAGGGCGACGGGATCGAGATCGTGCGCTAG